Proteins encoded by one window of Streptomyces uncialis:
- a CDS encoding chaplin, translated as MGIAAPAVADAGATGAAIGSPGVLSGNVVQVPIHIPVNVCGNSINIIALLNPSFGNVCVNS; from the coding sequence ATGGGTATCGCCGCCCCGGCGGTCGCCGACGCGGGCGCCACAGGTGCCGCCATCGGTTCGCCGGGCGTCCTGTCCGGCAATGTGGTCCAGGTCCCGATCCACATCCCGGTCAACGTCTGTGGCAACAGCATCAACATCATCGCGCTGCTGAACCCCAGCTTCGGCAACGTCTGCGTCAACAGCTGA